The following proteins are encoded in a genomic region of Coriobacteriia bacterium:
- the arr gene encoding NAD(+)--rifampin ADP-ribosyltransferase gives MSDQDWIPVTFEHCDHIGGPFYHGTKSVLKVGDELLPGFGSNFQEGRVSNNIYFTALVDTAAWGAELATALADGEDRGHIYIVEPLGAFEDDPNVTNKRFPGNPTQSYRTREPLRVVGEVEDWEGHSPELLRGMLDHLAQLREQGLDVIED, from the coding sequence ATGAGCGACCAAGATTGGATTCCGGTCACCTTCGAGCACTGCGACCACATCGGGGGGCCCTTCTACCACGGAACGAAGTCCGTGCTGAAGGTGGGCGATGAGCTTCTCCCGGGTTTCGGATCCAACTTCCAAGAGGGCAGGGTCTCCAACAACATCTACTTCACTGCCCTGGTGGACACCGCCGCCTGGGGCGCGGAGCTGGCGACGGCACTGGCGGACGGTGAGGACCGCGGACACATCTACATCGTCGAGCCGCTGGGCGCGTTCGAGGACGACCCCAACGTCACCAACAAGAGATTCCCGGGCAATCCAACCCAGTCGTATCGCACCCGGGAGCCGCTTCGAGTCGTCGGTGAGGTGGAGGACTGGGAGGGCCACAGCCCCGAGCTGCTTCGGGGAATGCTCGACCATCTAGCACAGCTCCGAGAGCAGGGGCTGGACGTTATCGAGGACTAG
- a CDS encoding VOC family protein, with amino-acid sequence MGAAMKTILFPTSDIDATKRLFTQLLGMEPFVDEPYYVGFQIGDIQVGIDPTGGDRGMTGATPFFEVDDVRAAVDELTGLGADLVEDVRSVGGGKQIAMLSDPEGSMIGLAQTP; translated from the coding sequence ATGGGCGCTGCCATGAAGACGATCCTGTTCCCGACCTCCGACATCGACGCCACTAAACGGCTCTTCACCCAACTGCTCGGTATGGAGCCCTTCGTGGACGAGCCGTACTACGTGGGATTCCAGATCGGCGACATCCAAGTCGGAATCGACCCCACCGGCGGGGATCGCGGGATGACGGGCGCGACGCCGTTCTTCGAGGTCGACGACGTCCGTGCGGCGGTCGACGAGCTCACAGGCCTGGGTGCCGACCTCGTCGAGGACGTGCGAAGCGTTGGGGGCGGCAAGCAGATCGCGATGCTGTCCGACCCCGAGGGCAGCATGATCGGACTCGCGCAGACACCCTGA
- a CDS encoding DUF1801 domain-containing protein translates to MPNPSELIDAMIAKTPDWRGTTLAELRRIIHDADPEISEEVKWIRPSNPMGAPVFEHNGIVCIANILKERVRLSFPAGLSLPDPQKVLSAVSEGNKTRILDLYEHDSINEDALKDVIRAAMRRNLAKPSAGRRER, encoded by the coding sequence ATGCCGAACCCCAGCGAACTGATCGATGCCATGATTGCGAAGACGCCGGACTGGCGCGGGACGACCTTGGCAGAACTGCGTAGGATCATCCACGACGCCGACCCTGAGATCTCCGAGGAAGTGAAGTGGATACGGCCCAGCAACCCGATGGGCGCGCCGGTCTTCGAGCACAACGGGATCGTCTGTATCGCCAACATCTTGAAAGAGAGGGTCAGGCTCAGTTTCCCCGCGGGTCTGAGCCTGCCGGACCCACAAAAGGTCTTGAGTGCAGTGTCCGAGGGTAACAAGACGCGGATCCTCGACCTTTACGAACACGATTCGATCAACGAGGACGCCCTGAAAGATGTCATCCGCGCGGCGATGCGGCGCAACCTGGCCAAGCCGTCGGCCGGAAGGCGGGAGCGCTAA
- a CDS encoding GNAT family N-acetyltransferase encodes MDSFEVVEGYIPGSLGRSASLHGSYYHEHWGFGVYFEAKVATELASFLTAYVPGRDGFWTASVDGQVEASIVIDGSDAYGKGAHLRWFIVSDRLRSKGAGRELLGTAMRFCRERQYPAVYLWTFGGLDAARHLYEREGFALSEERPGTTWGVEVLEQRFECLLPSST; translated from the coding sequence GTGGACAGTTTCGAGGTGGTCGAGGGCTACATCCCAGGGTCGCTCGGGCGGTCGGCCTCGTTGCATGGATCCTACTACCACGAGCACTGGGGTTTTGGCGTGTACTTCGAGGCGAAAGTGGCTACGGAACTGGCCTCCTTCCTCACAGCATACGTACCTGGCCGCGACGGGTTCTGGACCGCTTCGGTTGACGGCCAGGTCGAGGCCTCGATCGTCATCGACGGATCCGACGCATACGGAAAGGGCGCTCACCTGCGCTGGTTCATCGTCTCGGACCGCCTAAGGAGCAAGGGCGCGGGCCGCGAACTGCTTGGCACGGCGATGCGGTTCTGCCGAGAACGCCAGTATCCCGCCGTCTACCTCTGGACGTTTGGCGGGCTGGACGCCGCCCGTCATCTCTACGAGCGCGAGGGGTTTGCGCTGAGCGAGGAACGTCCGGGCACTACGTGGGGAGTTGAAGTGCTCGAGCAGAGATTTGAATGTCTTCTGCCTTCTTCAACCTAG
- a CDS encoding DUF1801 domain-containing protein, producing the protein MAENEARQEPTKHGAKPAAKKANGEAQVLAEIAAMSGSDRAIGERLHAIIKANAPSLTPKLWYGMPAYAKDGKVLCFFQSAQKFKTRYATFGFQHEANLDDGHMWPVAFALTEVTAAEEATVSALVKKAVS; encoded by the coding sequence ATGGCTGAGAACGAAGCGCGGCAAGAGCCAACGAAGCACGGCGCCAAACCGGCCGCAAAGAAGGCCAACGGCGAGGCACAGGTGCTTGCCGAGATTGCGGCGATGTCGGGATCAGACCGCGCGATCGGAGAGCGGCTCCATGCGATCATCAAGGCGAACGCGCCCTCGCTCACGCCGAAGCTCTGGTACGGGATGCCCGCCTACGCCAAAGACGGCAAGGTGCTCTGCTTCTTCCAGAGCGCGCAGAAGTTCAAGACAAGGTACGCGACGTTCGGGTTCCAACACGAGGCGAACCTCGACGACGGCCACATGTGGCCAGTCGCGTTCGCGTTGACCGAGGTGACCGCCGCAGAAGAGGCGACCGTCAGCGCGCTCGTGAAGAAGGCCGTGAGCTAG